The Doryrhamphus excisus isolate RoL2022-K1 chromosome 18, RoL_Dexc_1.0, whole genome shotgun sequence genome contains a region encoding:
- the LOC131106089 gene encoding proliferation-associated protein 2G4-like — MSDDEQEQTIADDLVVTKYKMGGDIANQALRLVMEAAKPGMSVLSLCEKGDAYIMAETGKVFKKEKDMKKGIAFPTSVSVNNCVCHFSPLKSDPDYTLKDGDLVKIDLGVHVDGFIANVAHSFVVAATKENPVTGRKADVVKAAHLCAEAALRLVKPGNQNIQVTEAWNKISQSFKCSPIEGMLSHQLKQHVIDGEKTIIQNPTDQQRKDHEKAEFEVHEVYAVDVLVSTGEGKARDGGLRTTIYKRDPSKQYGLKMKTSRTFFSEVERRFDAMPFTLRAFEDEAKARLGVVECAKHDLLQPFSVLHEKEGELVAQFKFTVLLMANGPHRITSGPFEPEFYKSEHEVQDPELRTLLQSSASRKTQKKKKKKASKTAENAAGQTSEETEAAE; from the exons ATGTCCGACGACGAACAGGAGCAGACCATTGCCGATGACCTGGTGGTCACCAAGTACAAGATGGGGGGCGACATTGCCAATC AGGCCCTGCGTCTGGTGATGGAAGCAGCCAAGCCCGGCATGTCGGTGTTGAGCCTCTGCGAAAAGGGTGACGCCTACATCATGGCAGAAACCGGAAAGGTCTTCAAGAAGGAGAAGGACATGAAGAAAG GCATTGCCTTCCCCACCAGCGTGTCTGTCAATAACTGCGTTTGCCACTTCTCCCCGCTGAAGAGCGATCCCGACTACACGCTGAAAGATGGAGATCTGGTGAAAAT TGACCTGGGTGTTCACGTGGACGGCTTCATTGCCAACGTTGCACACAGTTTTGTGGTGGCAGCCACTAAG GAGAACCCGGTCACGGGCCGCAAAGCCGATGTGGTCAAAGCAGCCCATCTGTGTGCGGAAGCTGCTCTTCGCCTGGTCAAGCCTGGTAACCAG AACATTCAGGTGACAGAGGCCTGGAATAAGATATCCCAGTCGTTCAAATGCTCACCGATCGAGG GTATGCTGTCTCATCAGCTGAAGCAGCATGTTATTGATGGAGAGAAGACCATCATTCAGAACCCCACAGACCAGCAAAG AAAGGACCACGAGAAGGCGGAGTTTGAGGTGCATGAAGTTTACGCCGTGGACGTCTTGGTCAGCACGGGCGAAGGGAAG GCCAGAGACGGAGGTCTGAGGACCACCATTTACAAGCGGGACCCCAGCAAGCAGTACGGCCTGAAGATGAAGACGTCCCGTACTTTCTTCAGCGAAGTCGAGCGGCGCTTCGACGCCATGCCCTTCACCCTCAG AGCGTTCGAGGACGAGGCCAAAGCGCGGCTGGGAGTGGTGGAATGTGCCAAGCACGACTTGCTGCAGCCCTTCAGCGTCCTCCATGAGAAAGAAG GAGAGTTGGTAGCTCAGTTTAAGTTCACAGTGCTGCTGATGGCCAACGGCCCTCACAGAATCACCAGCGGCCCCTTTGAGCCCGAGTTCTACAAGTCGGAGCATGAGGTCCAGGACCCAGAGCTAAGG ACTTTACTACAGAGCTCTGCAAGCCGGAAaacacaaaagaagaagaaaaagaag GCCTCAAAGACGGCGGAAAACGCCGCCGGACAGACCAGTGAGGAAACGGAAGCGGCGGAATGA